Genomic segment of Drosophila willistoni isolate 14030-0811.24 chromosome 2L unlocalized genomic scaffold, UCI_dwil_1.1 Seg139, whole genome shotgun sequence:
gtatatataaattaaattaaagcacTTAAAAggtatatgcatacatacatcacAATcctatgtttgtgtgtgtctgtgtgtgtgtctaaggacaaaaatttaaatcgaattGACGAAAAAagcaacattttttgtttttttttttgagtgcTCTTTCACTTTGGTTGtgtaaaaataaatggaaTACATTTCACTTTTTAGAGAAAATACTTCTTttaaacaacaataaacagGATAAAGCTAATTATTCACATTAAATGTAAGTGAAAAACACAtttgacttttgtttttagttcttTCTTTTCGTTTCATAAATAAAGTTGTAACTTTTTgtgcatttctttttctttttcttttaatgagTCGTTGAAGTCGCATCGCCAGTCTTCAATTTTTGGTTTCAgatgcaaaaaataaaaaaattctaTTGTCCATAGGTGGGATTATAAGGCGCTTGCTTCTCATAGCTAGAGGGTATGACACTGGGTCCCGGATTGGCCACAGCCATATCATATGAGGGAGGATTCATACTGCCAGGCTGTGGCATAGGCGGATATGGAGTAACCCCATGTGTGGGCATGCTGAAACGAACGAAAACAAAAGAGTTATTACTAATAATGTCGACTTATCAACAATTCGATTTACTGATAAGCTTACCCTGGCTGTGGCATGGGCATTTGAACAGTCACATTACTGGaaaaagagtaaaaaaaataGTTCGATTTTGTCACAAAATTGACTCAAGTCAAATCGGAATGTCAAACACTTACCCCGTTGTCTGAGCTGGGTATGGTGCAGGGGAATAGACATTTGGAGGATTTGGTGGATAGCCAGGTGGGGGCAATTGAGTAACTGGATAACCACCTGGAGCCGTATGTGTGGCAGAGGTCACGACCACAGGagctaaaaagagaaaaaaagtgaaatgaaagcgttaaatattttctaaaaataaacaaatgacTCATACTGTCTCCTGATAACATCAACAAATCGTAAGGGAATATATCTATATTGTGAACTACCTGAACCTTCTCGTATGGTATAGCCAACATTTCTGGCTGCCTTTTGTTTGCGTCTAATGCAAACTACAATTGATGTTATAATAAATATGGAGAATGCAATTATTAAAGCTATATAAAATCCCTCCATTTTCGACACGTTATCAATGGAATGGCCAACAACCAACTGTCAATTGGTTCGACACTTTTGTCTAAAGTACTTTACCATACTTTGTCTCGCTAATCAATCCTAGCTCTCTTTGGTTtgtccctctctctgtctctctccctctctctctctttctcattaGCTGATAAGCCAGATAACAATTTTATAGAGCTCCTCAATGATATACGATGAAAATTGCCCAGTGTATAGCCTATTTTCACAGtaacagagaaaaaaaaataacaaaatattctaATACTTTTTCCATACCatgataaatatttgtatgcaAATTTTCGTTCAATTTTTTTACGCACAACAAACATATACACCAACAGAAACACATAAACGAAGAAGCAACTATAAACGAAACGATTGGTATTAAATAGCCCTCCATGGCAGTTGACTCCTTTGCAGTTGGTAATAAActaatttcatttgttttgttatttctatGGTCAAAGCTACTTTCActgataaaaaaaatgttttaatgatAACaatattacacaaaaaaatcCCCCAAAATATCTTGTTTTGGGTACATGTAAGGACAAGCATTAAGCCcttatttagtttattttgaACATTTCAAGTTCACTTGATCCTAAAATTTACACAATTTAACCAAATTCGTATCTCTATCGATAAGAAGTTGCATCGAAGAACAAACTTTTGGCTCTCATTGATGAAGTGCCTGAAGAACTTAGGGTAAGAATATTACACACACCTCCACCCTTCATTAATTGAGCTCTTTGGTTACGTCCACGCGTTAAGAATACCGCCATGGATGTCATAAAGAATATTGAGAATGTGAAGAATAGAATCCAATATAAGCCCGAACTATCcattataaaaatatgtaatattaATGAGTAGGTATTATTAACGATATGCACTGGCTAGAATTCGGTCAACGACTAACAACAATCCTAAACTAGGAGATATTCTCATAGAAAACAATGCAATAATCACATAATGGTCATAAAGATAAAGATTccaagagcgagagagagccAGTATCACTTATCGGTAAACACTTACTTAGCGGTTTGTTTAAGGCCTGTATGCGACATCGACGACGTTTTAAATACACTACACTATACACAATACAACTGGTTATAATGCCTAATACCAATCTTACAAGAAATTTGGCTAAAATGGCATAGACAAAGGTACGTCTAGCCGAATACGGGTGATCATAAACTTCAATCGTATAGTTGCTTGATTCATTAAAATAGTTATACATTTTTAACCGACTTTTCTACACAGTATTATTCAATGAACTGAAACTATTAACTTCGCGTCCAACAATCAAAGCATAAGCAGCCACTAGAACAACCAAGAGCAACAAAGTGAATACTTCCAATGCCAAAGTCTCTCCATTGAAATGGAGGCGATGTGTTAGATATTGAAATATATCGAATATCGTAGCGTTCATAATGAATTATCAAATTGAACTAAAGTCAATTCATTGAAAGGTCAAACATTAAGCCACATCAATTAGATTAATGTTGAGCAATTTGAACTTCATTTTCATTAGACCCCAAGAACCTAAAAGAGTTATAGCAAATTGGTAAAACCCTAAATGCGTATCACATTAATCCACATATAGACAGACATCTCACCTCAATGATATAGCAGAAAATTAATAGAGTTAAGGGAGGGGGGATTCTTATCGGGCCACAGATTTCTTTTTCACCACAAAAATACGTGCTAAATTGCGAAAGTCATCCTCGAGAGTCTCTCACCACTTGATAGTGACTTACTTGAATCTTCTTCTCAATGACTTGACATTTTAATGGGTCCCAGTCgggtataaataataaatagtATCAAAAATAGATAAACAATACAAATAATCTACAAggtaaattaataattttacaacTCAAAGTTAAGGCAATTTCTTCATTGAAACTGAAAAGGTtaaagaaattcaatttcatttagcTTATCCTAACAAACTCTTTATATGAAATCATTCCATTGTATGCTAGtaagtcaaaaaaaaacaataaaaatatataaactttgcttttgttacaaatttaatttttttttatagatttttctGTTATTATCGATGTGCAATATTTTACCAgattgttttaatattttaagtgTTATGTTACTGTAGAGATCTACGTCCCACGTGGCTTTCGAACCACGCTTCAACTTTGTTGGCTTTTTTGTACTTTACTGAACTAAATAAAATACCATACAATAAGATTAAGAATTGAATGGAATAATAATCCTTAATAGAAatggaaatatataaacaaattttaagtaTTTGAATAAAGTTTTTctcctctttttttgtttttaaaaatacacGATTTAAAACACGAAAACATATGTTAACCTACTATCATTAACGCTAGGACTATGCGCTTCCTATGACTCATTTCGCTTTTTACAATGACGAATCCACAAAAAATGACAAGAAACTCAATCCTAATGACAACGATAACAATTAATTTCGTCTATTATTTGTTGAAATTTCGATTGACTGGATTGCTTCTGATTTGAATTTTAGGTATAAAAGGAATAAATATATTAGTATTGTTAGTTTTAGGCATTTTAACCGATCACTTTTAAAGGTACGTATGAATGTTACGAATGAAATAAATGAACTGGTAAAGAAGTGCGGGCAATAAAATTCGATCAACTATTTGTTTAAAgatacaaatttttgcaaaaataaatggatTCATTGTTACCAATACTGGAATATATGTTCAACTGAATAAGGTTAtgcctttaaaaaaaatctttatttgAGTCTTGGCTATAAGATAAATTGTAGATTTTCTCAGAATACTGTTTAGCTCCACAACGCAACAGACATTCAGGGCCTCGATTaaagttttcaaattgaaaaatttttggAACACGCttagttttttatatacaattaGTCATTCTTGTTGATTTCAGTCGGTTATTTAGATAGTTATGTTACTACAaccacattttgttttttttgtgtcttcatttttgtctttttttatttatatattgtaaCTT
This window contains:
- the LOC6638519 gene encoding extensin isoform X11, with protein sequence MNDFEFFACLLECLCICCCQNSTGHKKKDCNSATPPVVVTSATHTAPGGYPVTQLPPPGYPPNPPNVYSPAPYPAQTTGNVTVQMPMPQPGMPTHGVTPYPPMPQPGSMNPPSYDMAVANPGPSVIPSSYEKQAPYNPTYGQ
- the LOC6638519 gene encoding protein shisa-5 isoform X1, whose product is MGRRVSIRGKIKPLPIAKVPIVKVPIVKVPIVKVHHYGGVQPSIITNDVSVTRISGVGISFICFGVLAFVIFAICLWIYLCSDEEEEEIVIEEFDSPVVVTSATHTAPGGYPVTQLPPPGYPPNPPNVYSPAPYPAQTTGNVTVQMPMPQPGMPTHGVTPYPPMPQPGSMNPPSYDMAVANPGPSVIPSSYEKQAPYNPTYGQ
- the LOC6638519 gene encoding extensin isoform X10 encodes the protein MEMGFLFIFSLSVFAFFGIGFYQHFCCGKRCGKVKTPPVVVTSATHTAPGGYPVTQLPPPGYPPNPPNVYSPAPYPAQTTGNVTVQMPMPQPGMPTHGVTPYPPMPQPGSMNPPSYDMAVANPGPSVIPSSYEKQAPYNPTYGQ
- the LOC6638519 gene encoding extensin isoform X12, with product MILIGIIIIVGIYQCCKKLCVSKAEDPPVVVTSATHTAPGGYPVTQLPPPGYPPNPPNVYSPAPYPAQTTGNVTVQMPMPQPGMPTHGVTPYPPMPQPGSMNPPSYDMAVANPGPSVIPSSYEKQAPYNPTYGQ
- the LOC6638519 gene encoding extensin isoform X8, coding for MDDLAIWLPIVIICVLIIWISIFLRVRQQRQFATARVVASAPVVVTSATHTAPGGYPVTQLPPPGYPPNPPNVYSPAPYPAQTTGNVTVQMPMPQPGMPTHGVTPYPPMPQPGSMNPPSYDMAVANPGPSVIPSSYEKQAPYNPTYGQ
- the LOC6638519 gene encoding extensin isoform X6; translation: MEGYLIPIVSFIVASSFMCFCWCICLLCVKKLNENLHTNIYHAPVVVTSATHTAPGGYPVTQLPPPGYPPNPPNVYSPAPYPAQTTGNVTVQMPMPQPGMPTHGVTPYPPMPQPGSMNPPSYDMAVANPGPSVIPSSYEKQAPYNPTYGQ
- the LOC6638519 gene encoding extensin isoform X4 — encoded protein: MIRRLKQISKEKRQARTPVVVTSATHTAPGGYPVTQLPPPGYPPNPPNVYSPAPYPAQTTGNVTVQMPMPQPGMPTHGVTPYPPMPQPGSMNPPSYDMAVANPGPSVIPSSYEKQAPYNPTYGQ
- the LOC6638519 gene encoding extensin isoform X3: MGRNCDDIVPHLDFWCDYSVIGFVALIIVGFFFICFLPNIIKYTKKIYNEKLKAKTPVVVTSATHTAPGGYPVTQLPPPGYPPNPPNVYSPAPYPAQTTGNVTVQMPMPQPGMPTHGVTPYPPMPQPGSMNPPSYDMAVANPGPSVIPSSYEKQAPYNPTYGQ
- the LOC6638519 gene encoding extensin isoform X7, which encodes MDSSGLYWILFFTFSIFFMTSMAVFLTRGRNQRAQLMKGGAPVVVTSATHTAPGGYPVTQLPPPGYPPNPPNVYSPAPYPAQTTGNVTVQMPMPQPGMPTHGVTPYPPMPQPGSMNPPSYDMAVANPGPSVIPSSYEKQAPYNPTYGQ
- the LOC6638519 gene encoding extensin isoform X5, with translation MPHVPGEKDLEISTIILCSIFAVVLLGVMTLIISSMIRKRKQRQLAKSVIDSTPVVVTSATHTAPGGYPVTQLPPPGYPPNPPNVYSPAPYPAQTTGNVTVQMPMPQPGMPTHGVTPYPPMPQPGSMNPPSYDMAVANPGPSVIPSSYEKQAPYNPTYGQ
- the LOC6638519 gene encoding protein shisa-5 isoform X2 yields the protein MPYNYENFDHPVYPLNWPNPPQKDTSFDLSKEGRIFWSIFAVFVTFIVFCVCFSICCQWRRKKSNVKSKPVFESPVVVTSATHTAPGGYPVTQLPPPGYPPNPPNVYSPAPYPAQTTGNVTVQMPMPQPGMPTHGVTPYPPMPQPGSMNPPSYDMAVANPGPSVIPSSYEKQAPYNPTYGQ
- the LOC6638519 gene encoding extensin isoform X13 yields the protein MEGFYIALIIAFSIFIITSIVVCIRRKQKAARNVGYTIREGSAPVVVTSATHTAPGGYPVTQLPPPGYPPNPPNVYSPAPYPAQTTGNVTVQMPMPQPGMPTHGVTPYPPMPQPGSMNPPSYDMAVANPGPSVIPSSYEKQAPYNPTYGQ
- the LOC6638519 gene encoding extensin isoform X9, translating into MEGFYIALIIAFSIFIITSIVVCIRRKQKAARNVGYTIREAPVVVTSATHTAPGGYPVTQLPPPGYPPNPPNVYSPAPYPAQTTGNVTVQMPMPQPGMPTHGVTPYPPMPQPGSMNPPSYDMAVANPGPSVIPSSYEKQAPYNPTYGQ